The following DNA comes from Erigeron canadensis isolate Cc75 chromosome 3, C_canadensis_v1, whole genome shotgun sequence.
TTTTCATTTGTGTTCAGTTTGCTTGCTTCCTTTAGTCATAACCACGGTAAACAGTGCTTGGTGAGTTGGTTCTTTGAAATATTTTACTAACAAATTCTTTAACATAATACATTTACAGGTTTGTTGCTATAGCTGCTTGAGATCTATGCCTAATATCATGGTAAACACGTCTAGCAGAATTGCTGTTAATTTGAGTGCTCTTGCCCCAACTACTTGATATGTTTTGGTTGCTGCAATCTCGAGCGGTTTGTAGTGGTGCTAGTTATCGAGGGTGTGAAAAATTTGTGAATTCAACATATCATGATCTTTTTTGTGGGTGTCAGAAGCATCGAAGATACCTTCAGTTTTTGGTTGAAATACTTTTTAGTAATTTTGTTTTGGCTTGCATTTGTTAACAAATTGAGTTTTTGGGGTATGATGATTTAGTTGCTCATCATTATAAGATCTAACAACATCATGAAAAGATTAATATACACTTTTATTCAATCACCGAACTGCTTGCATGGAATCACTCAATCACCTATATTACTTGTTGCAaatctttttattctttatttttggcaagtaaaaatctttttattctttatttttggCAAGTAACACTGAAACTGGAAACAAAAGTGAACaagaaaaatagttttaacaGATTGTGATTAACATAATAAAACTGTATTTGGATATCTAATGTGTCAATGTCGATAGTTAATGCGTCTTTGTACACGTGTTTCATGTGTTGTACTCgctaataattttgaaataaaaatacaGCACAAACACAATTTAAAGCAACGTGGGATATGGATTTCATGATTACATGTTTTCTAGTGAACCACTAGATAGATTACTTTTATCATACAACTTTATAGCTAGATACACTTAGTAATAAGACATGTAATATAAACTTACTAATAAGACAAACCAAAggttaaaaaacattaaattatgaATTTTACCGTTACCATATGCTTCATTTGAATTTACGGAGCTTCATTCtaaatttgaaaattcaaaaatataatacCTCTTCAAAAGTATTGATTTTCAGAATGTCTTGGGAGTATatacaattttataaaaaaaaaatagttttcaatgttaatattgtattatataattacTAGGACAACTTATGTTTTTGAAATACTTTTACGCTATTTAAGTGTAAAAAAGTGTACATACATTTGATTAAAGTTGAATAAAATTGCATTAACCAAATACAATATTTTGAAAACTTATCTTATATCACAATCCTTTTTCAAGTGAAAGGTAATATGTTCATTATAAATTATTCTACacattataatatatagttttttcttGAAGAGAAAACCAAAGTTCAATTTTTGACACTTGGGCTACTTTAGAGTAAGTTTGCCATTTAAAAAGAAGTTACAGTTTTAACATATTGAAAATCAATGACTTTGATGTATTAATAACTTATGGGGAAAATTTAGGTAAAATATGCAGTATCTATCTTAAGTAAAACATGTGTATTTTAGATGGAAATAATGTAAAATTCAAAAGTCGgttatttatgtttatcaaatttaaaagtttaatttgtaacttttttttcatgATAGTTTTTAAGATAGATAATGTCTGCAAAAAGAATCATTTTTCCATGACTTATATGGTGTGGTGTGACCACTCCCTTTAATCTATAGCTAGAATATATTGTTTGacatttgaaattgaaaaaatacaagtgattgaaaacaaaacaaaaaaataaataaaatagattcCTTAATAAAATGGCTATCTCAATTATACTATACTGATGACATGGTTAAGCAGATAATGAAGATACAAAATACTTTGATGATACTAATTTGTCTTTAATCAAGTAATATAAAATAGTTGAaataatttgttaagttttataAGCTTGTAATCATcacaaacaacaaacacatatcAAAAGGGAATTTTGTAGCCCATTTGAACCTCCACAAACAACCAAAAGCAGCCCAACAAAACATTCTAACGAGACTTTTTTATGGCTTTTACTTCAAGAAACTTTTCCGTTGACAATATGTCAAAATGTTTCTTAGATTTTAAAATTCTAATGGGTCAATGTAAAACATAATACAACACACAGGAAGTTATTTGTAAGATGTAAGTATTTTTATTACTAAATAATTCAACTTCAAGCATTTTTTTACAAGAAAAGATCAATAAGAACTAAGAATTGTAATCGAAActtttctgtatatatatgtttactaaAACATCATACCGGAGAAAACTACATTTTATTAAACACAAGTAGACTTTTAGACACTTCTGTTTTATTCCAaactatttataattttatatatctatattggTTAAATTCACTAATATTCTCGATAAGTAAATTGATTAAACTAGAATGTACTCTTGACAACGTCGTATCATTTTTTCGGGTCTCTAAGAAGCATTGTAGCGGGTTCAAGAATTTTAATGATCTAAAATTCATATCGGCTTTCTTAGCACATGGTCCGCGGGTAGAGTAGAATGTTACTTATTTTTGAACTGCAAAACAAAATTGCTGATGGGTCATTATTGCGTCCAATCACCTCCATTCCTAAAAAGAGAAACACCTCGTAAATAAGATGACCGTCCAATATATGAATGTGACAAGTGGATTccatttaatttcttaatcttacTTATTGAATTTCACATATCACCATCctataaattatgaaaatttttaGGTCAAAGGATTAATCATTCCCTATAAAAAGATAAGCCTCCTACAAAATACTTGAGAAACCCAAACTCCCAAGCATGAAAGCAAATCAAGGTAGCATGTAAAAGTAGCCTAATGCAGCAAACTCTTAAACTTCATATATACAGTAGTCCGATTAATGTTGCCATACAAAATGCACAGGCCATTCTCGATATTTTTGTTATAGATGATAGATAATACTCCGTCCCATTTAATCAAATGTCTAAGCTTGACTTTTCaagtttaacttttaacaataaattatctttgtttatattatatacatataacagtTGATCAATAGAAAATACATTCAAAATTCAATCCATTTATACTCAATCCATTTATACTTTATATCAAGCATTCAATAAAACAAACTAAGATATTTAtagttaaagtttaaaaaaacttaaaaagtcaaaatggaCAATTTAGCTTTTAGCATCAGTTGTAATTTGTCATACTAACACTCGGTTAGTATACAAGAACATCATTGTTTTTTGGTATACTAGATggatacccgcgcgatgcaacGGCGGTATACTGCGGCGGTGAGCGGAAGTGACAGCGATTGATGGTAGTAATTTTCATATCAGCGTTAACAAAATTGCGGGTTACAAAAGAGGGACAGTGGTTGGAGCGTACCTGATTTTAGTGAGGAGAGGGTATTATGAGAATAAAAAATGTCCAAaagcaaataaggtatttcaaatacAGAAATAATTAATAGGGAGGATTTGctgggagtatagatatagatatagatagaaaGCTAACAAgggttttaatttgtttttaccGAAATGGGAAGAAGGGAATAATATGTATACAACTATACTGCTTACGAAAAGCAACTTGCAATGTAAAACAAAACAGTTTCATATACAACAAAATACTTGTACTATTTTTTATCTGAAAATAGTGAAAGAGTAGATGTATGCCTAACTATCTATCTTTATATATGCATTTTATTATCCTTGGTGGTAGAGGTGTCAAAACCAGTTAACCGGTTTCAGTTATTTAATTTACTAACCgtaatcgtttttttttttaaaaaaattaaacggTTCCggttaaccggtaccggttaataaccggttaatcCATGAAAAATACCAAACTGATGGAACCGATTTCGGTTTATAtaaaccggttaaccgaaaTGGTTAACCTATTCCAGTTAACCGTTTTTCTTGAACAAACAGAAACTTGCAGTAGTACAGAACAGATTCATAGCATATTCATAGCAGATTCAAGATAAACTAATAAACAGAACAGAAGCTTTTGGCTATGTTAAACCTGCAGATTCAAGAGAAACTAATAAACAGAACAGATTTTTCAGTAGTACAAACAGAACAGAACAGAACCTGCAGATTTTAAACCTGCAGATTTTGGCTATGTTAAACCTGCAGATTTTTCATAGCATATTCAAGAGAAACTAATAAACAGAAAAGAACAGAACAGAACAGATTCATAGCATATTCATAGCAGATTTCTTCATAGCAGAACTAATAAACAGAACTAATAAACTGCTATGGATTTCTTCATAGCATATTCATAGCAGATTTTTCATGGCATAAACAGAACAGAACAGAAGTACAGAACCAGAAAACAGAACAGAAACCGAAACATTAAGCAGAACCAGAAACTAATAGAACAGAACCAGAAAACAGAACAGAAACCGAAACAGGAACACAAACAGAACAGAACAGAACAGAAGTACAGAACCAAACAGAACAGAACAGAACACAAACAGAACCACAACATTAAGCAGAACCAGAAAATTAAGCAGAAACCGAAACAGAACAGAACAGATCAACAGAACTGAACAGAACAGAAAACAGGAAAGCAGCAACACAAACAGCAACAGGAGCAACATCAGCTGCATCACAAACGAAAACCAACTcaaaacagaaacagaaaacaGATGCGTAATATCCAAAAGAGAAacagaaaacagaaaacatCTAAAGTATAAACTAAATAGCAAAACAAAACTTACTCGTCAAGTTCATCGTCAGAAAGTGGAGTGGCCTTTCCTTGTGATACTTCATAGAGATGTATGGGTTCTTCTATGGCAAGTTGATCTTCAAGACTAGTCACATCTTGTATACGTTCAGCGGCGTCCAAGTAGTCTTTCAAGCAAATGCACGTTTCAAGAGAAGTTGGAGTGAGCCTTGTTCTTCTAACTGATAAAACCCTTCCACTAAGAGAAAAAACCGACTTCGAAGCTACCGTGGAAGCTTGGACACTTAATAAATCACGTGCCATGGCAGCTAGAACGGGAAAGTGGGCTTCCTTTTCTTTCCACCAAGCTAAAATATCAAAGTTTGAAAATTCTTCAGGAAGCATTGTTGCCAAAAAGTCGGTTCCTATATATCTTCCGAGCTCACTACATTGGGTGCTACCCCGAGACCGCTTACTACTAACATTTCTCAAAGTGTTATACAAATTTAGCTCGGGGTTCGCCCGTGAGCTTGACGACTCCGAAGCCATTTGTTGGCGTATGTTTGATGTCGAACCATATTTAACCAAATACACATCAaacatatcttctaaacattttttaaaatgtttaattGCATTATCCGAGAAATTGGAGTCATTATCGTTCAAATCCAAATCGAAACATATGTTTTCTATTAACAACTCCACACCCGCAACATTTAAACACGGGTTTAATGCGGCGGCACAAGTAATTACGGGCGGCatttcttcaaaatattttttaaacttcgCTTTCATTGGAGCTATCATTGTTTCATAAACGTTACCCCCAAATTGAAAGTCATTTATCTTTCCACACATcaaatatagttgttttagtaCCAAACTACTAGTGGGATAATAAACTCCGGACAAAATAGTGgttgaagttttaaaaacttcAAGTAACTCGGTTAATTTTACAATACTATCCCAACCCACAGTAGGAAATTGAGGTGCCAaatcttttgaaacaagacCGTCATGGAACAATTCTAAAGTAGGTCTTTGTTGGATAGCACTATCAAACATTTTCCAAGTAGAATTCCACCTAGTCGGTACATCCCAATTAGGACCAAGACACGGTTTATTTAAGTCTTTGCATAATTTCTCATACTCCTTACGTCTTCTTTTAGAACTTGAAAAAACATCTTGtaacatttctttaaaaacaTCTTTTACCTTCTTAATCGCGGGAACTTCTAGTCCATGTTGCACAACCAAATTAATGATGTGTGCAACACATCTACTATGAAAAAACACACCCTTACAGATAGGTTCATACTTTATCTTCAACTTTTGAACCGCACTAGTATTATTTGAAGCATTATCAAAAGAAATTGACAAAATCTTTTTTTCCAACTTATAAgtttgtatcacttcatctaaaATTTCAAATAACGCATCTCCCGTATGTGGATATCCAAACATCTCAAACGCAATTGTGCTTTTCATCAATTGCCAAGTCTTTGGATCGACCCAAAGTACTGTAACACAAAGGTACGAATCCGGTAAACCATGGGGGGCAGACCAAACATCAGTGGTTAAATTAACACCGGTTTGTAAGTTttcaaaacacaaaattaattgTTCCTTAACTTCTTTCCACATGTTTATACAATGCTTTCTAAGGGTATTACGACTTACATGAGTATAGGAAGGTTGAAGCGTGTCACGAATCAACGAAGTCAACCGTTGGTTGTCAAAGTGATTGAATGACAAACCCTGTTGAATAACAAACTGAGCCATCCTCTTACGAACCTTTTCCACACTATAACTAAAAATACCCCCCTCTTTCGACATCTGTGATTGACCGGGTTTTGCAGTGCCTTTTAATACCTTGCAATGGTCCTTAATATGGGTATTTAAAGTAGAATTGGCACCTGCTGCCAAAAAAGTTTTACAATGTTTGCATCTGGCCTTCTGCTTTCCATTCAACATCTcgcataaatcaaaatttacccatgttttttgtttccttGTGGTTGCTAGGATATTAACCACAGTTAATTCACTTGTTGTGGAAGCACCAAACTCACTAGAATCGTGAGCACTAGTGGTAGCCATGTGTATTGTAAAATAAGAGTTTATAATCGTGAGCACTAGTGTTGCAATTGACTATATCTACAGTAGTATAAAAAGGATCGACTGATTATTCAATATAATTGTATGATTGGGGATTTCGATCAAGTTAGTGAAGATTTCGATTTGTTAGGGTTTATAAGTATTTATATGATTGGGGATTTCGATCGATTGGGGATTCGATTGATTGGGGATTCGATTTGTTAGGGTTTGTAATTTGTATACTGATCGATCGGTGGGAGTGTGGGACTGGGAGCCTGGACGCCTGGTTATTCAATATAATTTGTGTACCCCAgttaaccggttaaccggtttaATCCCAAAAAATTAATCGGTTTGTGGTTAACCGATTATTAATCGGTTATTGATTTCGAAAATCCTAATCGACTAATAACTGTCGGTTTTTAAAAACCTATAATCGATTAGTATGAtatcggttactaaccggttacgattaaaggttaattttcgaatcggttcggttaaccggtttttccGTGCACCTCTACTTGGTGGTTCATTTATGAGGAACAAAATAGACACCAATAGCAATCATCTCATCATGATTACAACTTCTCTGTTTCTTCACTTCATCTTCTCAATTTCCATCCTAATTTCTTCAATTTATGCACTTAACCAAGATGGAACCACACTCCTTTCTTTCaaacaaaatcttctttcttACCCACcttctttcttaattttaagtattttaatttccttAGTTTAAGTTCCATGCGAACGAACTTGGACTTACTTAGACTATATTACTACTAGACAGAGTACACTGCTCTTAGTTGTGTTATAAGATAGATTAagtaaaaccttgaattataaatttaaaacttaggtagtttaataaaaaaaaatgcacatcaaccattttattattaatttttggtaaatatgttaatatatttgtatttttaggtgtatataaaaatatcatttatatgttttaattgaaaatacacaacaagatTGATTTGCTTTAATAATTGTGTAAGTAAACAATgcgtaaaacatataaatagttatttataaaatttgttatagTGTTATTGATTtgcttttatggatttgttgtcattgttgtagtgttattgttataaatatttttttgaaaacttgttgaaattaattatggtgtaattatagtgtataaacttataaactttttaagctcaatttgacccaaaccaAAAGTGGTTAAGAActgactaaaaccgaaaaaccgaaccaaaataAACCCAAATCAAAAAAACGGAAACCCAATggtttagtttttaaaaaccgaGTTATAACGGTTCTattttcggttttagtcaaaaatcgACCCAACCCGAACCAAAAGTCTTTATCGTTTTTTGGTAAATAGAAACCTAATAAGAGTTTTTATTAGCTTTTACCGAAATGGGAAGAAGGGAATAATATCCATAGTTGTATACAACTATACTGCTTACGAAAAGCAACTTACAATGTAAAACAAAACAGTGTCATATACAACAAAATACTTGTACTATTTTTATCTGAAAATAGTGAAACAGTAGATGTATGCCTAACTAtctatctctctctatatatgcATTTTATTATCCTTGGTGGTTCATTTATGAGGCACAAAATTGACACCAATAGCAATCATCTCATCATGATTACAACTTCTCTGTTTCTTCATTTCATCTTCTCAATTTCCATCCTAATTTCTTCAATATATGCACTTAACCAAGATGGAACCACACTCCTTTCTTTCAAACAAAATCTTCTTTCATACCCACCTTCAGTTTTCCAAACTTGGAACCACACTCAACCCACACCATGTTCATGGTCTGGTGTCACTTGTGCACCACAAACCGGTTCAGTCATCCGTTTAGACCTCCCAAATTCTCGCCTTACCGGTTCCATCTCAAACGACATTATTAGTCGTCTTGAACATCTTCGTGTTCTTGATTTATCAAATAATTCAATAAATGGAACTCTTCCTATTTCACTTTTCAACATTTCAAACCTTGAAACACTTGCATTGTCTTATAACTTTATTTCGGGTGAGTTGCCCGAAATGTTTAATAACATGTTTCATAATATTCGGGTTCTTAACCTTTCACATAACTATTTATCTGGTCGTGTGTCTAGCGGCTTTGATACTATTGAAGTATTAGATTTAtcttacaatttttttaaccaaaaattaCCTCTTGATTTTGGAGGCTTTTCTTTAAACTACTTAAATCTTTCACATAACAAAGTTATAGGTTCTCTATCTCCGGAATTCGCCAGTAAAATTCCGGAGATAGCTATCGTTGATCTCTCGTATAATAACTTTTCAGGACAAATTCCACAAACATTGTCTAATATGAAATCCGAGTATTTTGATGGAAACTTGAACTTATGTGGGAAACCACTTAAGAAAATGTGCACAGTTCCTTCATCACATTCACTCCCACCTAATGTTTCCTTAGAGTATCCTTCAACTGCGGCCATTGCAGCGATTCCTAAAACCTCGGAGAAATCAAATGACCGCGGTCATGGAAAAGTTGATATAGGGAAAGTTGTGGCCATTGTGGTTGGAGATGCAGCTGCTGTGGCGCTTTTCGTGGTTCTTATCTTCTATGCATACCGAATTCGTAAGAAGAAAATGAATCAAAACATGAAAGAATCTATGCCTGTCAAAATCGGCGAATCCACTTCGACATGTAAGCTACTAGTgtaattaaatttgttttttcagAGAAACATATACttctattttgactttttgaagtctatcttttttaattttgagtttatatatttgtgtttgtgttcTACTCcgtataatacttgatgaaaattatcTCAATGAATTAGGTTTTAATGCGTAAAGTACTACATAGTATTATGtaacacaaacaataatatttaatacgagtataaaattttgaatttgaaaaagaaagactACAAAAAGTCAAAACACTTATCTcaaagttttattttgattgatttatatttatgataacTCTATTATGTTTCTTGTGAAATTTTGTTTACTAGATTCACCAGTCCATTCTCGTTGTTGTTTCATCGGTGGAATTGAAGAAGAAACATCGGAAGCATCAACAGAATATGAATCCGTTGGTAATATTTAcgacaacaataataataacaaatgttTGGTTCTGGTGGACGGGGAGACCGAGTTAGAAATGGAGACATTATTGAAGGCGTCAGCGTATATATTGGGTTCAAGTAGTGGGAGCATTGTGTATAAGGCGGTGGTGAAAAGTGGCGGCGATGGAGGGGTGGCATTTGCTGTTCGGAGGATGTCAAAGTGTGGAGGAGTGGAGAAGATGGTAGAGTTTGAGAAAATAGTGAGGGTTTTGGGTAAGATTCGACATCCGAATTTGGTGAAGGTTCGTGGGTTTTATTGGGGCGAAGAAGAGAAACTTTTGATTTGCGATTATGTCTCGGGCGGAAGCTTGGCTGGCTCTGCAGCTTATAGTACGCCACCTTTCTCTCATTCCCTTTGTTCTTTTTAACATATGTTAGTATCTCACGGACTAGGTTAGTGACCGTGAGATACAAGGGTCATTAGAGATACTATTATTTTAGCCTTTTAGGAATATGACATATCACTTGCTCaaattttagacttttagtttcatatcaattaaataaaatgatatgttACATTTGTTTGTGATTCCCAATTGAAAGGAATAGGCAATTTCACCTTATCTCCATAcacaaaaaaacacataatatgCCAAATATTTGTAACCCCACAATCTCCCGTGGTCACTAACTCACTCACATGCGCACATCCCATTTACAAATTCATTATATAAATTCTATTAGATGCGTGTATACTTTAGTATATTTACAGGCAAAAGCACTAATCTAGCTAAACTAGTAAACTACTAATTATTAAGTTAaaccttaatatatataaatctgatTTTAATCCACTAATTATGTTTGGTATCTTATGAATTTATAGAGAAGGCTAGCTCGACGTCGTCGTGTCACTTTTCTTTTGAGGTCCGACTCAAGATAGCAAAAGGGATTGCCAAGGGGCTATTGTACATTCACGAGAAGAAACATGTCCATGGCAACATAAAGCCAAGCAACATCCTCTTGACATCTGAAATGGATGCTCTTATTAGTGATTTTGGGTTAGAGTGGCTCGTATCAGGGCAAAAAAGTGACATAACAGACAAGTCGACTCGAAACTTTGGCAGCAAAAGTGCAATAACTTCCTCTATAAATAACGACAACACTACTTATGTAACTCCATCTACAAGCTTACATAAATGGACCTCACCTTATCAAGCACCCGAGTCTACAAAGACCCTTAAACCCAACCCCAAATGGGACGTTTACTCGTTTGGGGTTATTCTGATCGAGCTTTTCTCTGGGAAGATGTTATCCACTAGAGAATTGGCTCATTGGAACACAGACTTATCAATTTCTAACAATGAGACCAAGATTTTAGAAATAATTGATGCGTTTACTACTGTTGATGTGCATAAACATAAAGATTGTTTGTTGATGTGCTTCAAGTTAGGTTTCAACTGCGCATCATCGGCTCCACAAAAGAGACCTTCAATGAAAGAGGCATTACAAGTACTTGAAAAAATCCCAAGCCCTTCATGAGGTCAAGCATGATCAGATAAATAGGATGGAAAAGATGTCAAAGGTCACCATTTTGTGTCTTCTGACAATGATATTATTTGTTGTAGATTTTGTAAGATGGATGTGTGAAGTTTAAGACCAAAAGTATTGTATGTCTGATCTATTAATTGATCAGCTAGCTAAATGTAGCTCTTAATTAGTGagttttgtaataaaaaaaattgtgttagCACTTTGgctttaaatttatttcatgGACCAAAGCATATCAAAGGAACGATTAGAGATACATAGTGgtgaaatcatttttttttctgcGCGTAGTCGGTTCAACCATTTTATTAGCCACCCTCAAGACAGTTTACCTGAAGCAGCATCAAAACTGAGTTCATGTAAAAATACAAGACTTTTGACAATTAGGTCAAGTTGGTGCAATATATTTGAGtcaaagaaagaaactgctcacTGCCGTctttcgcgggttttgagccccaatacctcgacaaTGTATTGGAGATGTTATGATGTAGGCACACCTTACCCCTGCCAAGGTAGATAGCTAGGCTACTTCCAGGTTATACCTAAAAGGTAAAAAAGGACCTCCGACcttttgcatgggatgaggattgaaCTCCAGAGGTCAGTGTGTTTACCACTAATGCAAACCACGTTGCTTTGCAATATATTTGAGTCAGTTTCATTCAATTGATCATCTAACATTTTAGTCACAACCGAACCTAATCGAACCCAACTTAGTCAaaccatttatttttcaaattctaTAGCAAagttatatatgattaaatcACGTAATTTCGTTTTAGCTAATGCACTTAAATCCATTTTTTGATCACCATTAATCGAAGAAACAGAGGAATAAGCAGAGGAATACATATAGCCTTTATAATAAATCCACACCacaaatatatatccaattttaaAACAGCGCATGTTATCAAAACATCCAAAGTTAAAACAGCGTACAATGGCAGCtttatttttatcatcatcatcatcaaatttcCAACCATtcatcaaacacaaaaaccCATCATTATGGACCCACCATTCCACGCCACGTCACCACAACCGCCGTCATTCTTTCACAGtcctatcatcatcatcaatgaaCACAAAACCAACAATCTTGGTCTCCGAAGAActtggagaagcaggaataagtcttttaaaaacatttgcAAACGTTGATTGTTCATATAATCTAACACATG
Coding sequences within:
- the LOC122594486 gene encoding receptor protein kinase-like protein At4g34220, producing the protein MRHKIDTNSNHLIMITTSLFLHFIFSISILISSIYALNQDGTTLLSFKQNLLSYPPSVFQTWNHTQPTPCSWSGVTCAPQTGSVIRLDLPNSRLTGSISNDIISRLEHLRVLDLSNNSINGTLPISLFNISNLETLALSYNFISGELPEMFNNMFHNIRVLNLSHNYLSGRVSSGFDTIEVLDLSYNFFNQKLPLDFGGFSLNYLNLSHNKVIGSLSPEFASKIPEIAIVDLSYNNFSGQIPQTLSNMKSEYFDGNLNLCGKPLKKMCTVPSSHSLPPNVSLEYPSTAAIAAIPKTSEKSNDRGHGKVDIGKVVAIVVGDAAAVALFVVLIFYAYRIRKKKMNQNMKESMPVKIGESTSTYSPVHSRCCFIGGIEEETSEASTEYESVGNIYDNNNNNKCLVLVDGETELEMETLLKASAYILGSSSGSIVYKAVVKSGGDGGVAFAVRRMSKCGGVEKMVEFEKIVRVLGKIRHPNLVKVRGFYWGEEEKLLICDYVSGGSLAGSAAYKKASSTSSCHFSFEVRLKIAKGIAKGLLYIHEKKHVHGNIKPSNILLTSEMDALISDFGLEWLVSGQKSDITDKSTRNFGSKSAITSSINNDNTTYVTPSTSLHKWTSPYQAPESTKTLKPNPKWDVYSFGVILIELFSGKMLSTRELAHWNTDLSISNNETKILEIIDAFTTVDVHKHKDCLLMCFKLGFNCASSAPQKRPSMKEALQVLEKIPSPS